One stretch of Bradyrhizobium canariense DNA includes these proteins:
- a CDS encoding SDR family NAD(P)-dependent oxidoreductase, with translation MARIFITGSSDGLGKMAAGLLVEQGHKVVLHARSDARAKEASKAVSGAESVVIGDLSSIAQTKDVASQVNALGDFDAIIHNAGVGYREPKRITDDGLPHVFAINTLAPFILTAMIKKPKRLVYLSSGMHHGAGTDLSDLTWSKRSWNGSAAYAESKFHDVLLAFAVARLFPNIYSNALEPGWVPTKMGGAGAPDDLDQAHRTQVWLATSTDPAALVSGKYFFHQRRRDPNPAANDVRKQAQLLEACEKLAGVKLG, from the coding sequence ATGGCACGTATCTTCATTACCGGCTCCTCGGATGGTCTCGGCAAGATGGCCGCTGGGCTCCTTGTCGAGCAGGGCCATAAGGTTGTGTTGCATGCCCGCAGCGATGCCAGGGCGAAGGAGGCGTCAAAAGCCGTGTCCGGCGCCGAAAGTGTCGTGATCGGGGATCTCAGCAGCATCGCGCAGACCAAAGATGTCGCAAGCCAAGTCAACGCGCTCGGTGACTTCGATGCGATCATCCATAATGCAGGGGTTGGTTATCGCGAGCCCAAGCGCATCACGGATGATGGCCTGCCGCATGTGTTCGCCATCAACACGCTGGCGCCTTTCATCCTGACCGCCATGATCAAGAAACCGAAGCGGCTGGTCTATCTGAGCTCCGGCATGCACCACGGCGCCGGCACCGATCTCAGCGATCTCACTTGGTCCAAGCGAAGCTGGAACGGCTCGGCCGCCTATGCCGAGAGCAAATTCCACGACGTGTTGCTGGCATTTGCTGTCGCGCGGCTGTTTCCGAACATCTATTCGAACGCGCTCGAGCCGGGATGGGTCCCGACAAAGATGGGCGGCGCCGGCGCTCCTGACGATCTCGATCAGGCTCATCGCACCCAGGTTTGGCTGGCAACAAGCACTGATCCCGCAGCTCTCGTCTCGGGAAAATACTTCTTTCACCAAAGACGCCGCGATCCGAATCCGGCAGCGAACGATGTTCGCAAGCAGGCGCAATTGCTGGAAGCCTGCGAAAAGCTCGCGGGCGTCAAGCTCGGGTAG
- a CDS encoding multidrug effflux MFS transporter: protein MSTATQHNPRAPLWLLASVTFSGTLAMHIFVPALPLAARDLAASSGALQLTISIYILGLAIGQLLYGPLSDRFGRRPVLLIGLALYSVSGLVAALAPDVRILIVARLFQAIGGCSGLVLGRAIVRDGVEVDEATRRLAIVSLIVNVGPGLAPLVGAELGTFLGWRSIFFALTAMGVANFFITWKLLPETGPRRGAQRDARKTGELWVNFRQLVTSRAFLGYAIGGGCATTSMYAFVSAAPFIFTEQLHQPNRDVGIYLAVIVGALWVGSVVASRIAGRIAVNRQMIGGNLLSVAGAFVFLGAVLFGVLNIPITVGSMILFMFGVGVSSPPALAEAMSVNPKVIGSASGVYGFTQMTVGAICTSAASLGSTPALGSAVVLVIAGALAQFAFWMAISSPRD, encoded by the coding sequence GTGAGCACGGCCACCCAGCATAACCCGCGCGCGCCGCTATGGCTTCTTGCGTCAGTTACGTTCAGCGGCACGCTGGCCATGCACATCTTCGTGCCGGCGCTGCCGCTGGCGGCGAGGGACCTGGCGGCAAGTTCAGGCGCGCTTCAACTCACGATCAGCATTTATATCCTGGGCCTTGCGATCGGACAATTGCTGTACGGGCCGCTGTCGGATCGGTTTGGCCGCCGGCCGGTGCTGCTGATCGGGCTGGCGCTGTACAGCGTCTCGGGGCTGGTGGCCGCTTTGGCGCCGGATGTCAGAATCTTGATCGTCGCCCGGCTGTTTCAGGCGATCGGCGGCTGTTCCGGGCTGGTGCTGGGCCGCGCCATTGTTCGCGACGGCGTCGAGGTGGACGAAGCCACGCGAAGGCTGGCGATCGTCAGCCTGATCGTCAATGTCGGTCCAGGTCTGGCGCCGCTGGTGGGCGCAGAACTCGGAACGTTCCTCGGATGGCGCTCGATCTTCTTCGCTTTGACCGCGATGGGCGTCGCCAACTTCTTCATCACCTGGAAACTGCTGCCCGAGACCGGGCCGCGGCGAGGCGCGCAACGTGATGCGCGCAAGACCGGCGAGCTCTGGGTCAATTTCCGTCAACTGGTCACTTCACGCGCGTTTCTCGGCTATGCCATCGGAGGCGGTTGCGCGACGACGTCGATGTACGCATTCGTCAGCGCCGCGCCGTTTATTTTTACCGAGCAACTCCACCAGCCCAACCGCGATGTCGGCATTTATCTCGCCGTCATCGTCGGTGCTTTATGGGTCGGCAGCGTCGTTGCGAGCCGAATCGCGGGACGCATCGCAGTCAACCGGCAAATGATCGGCGGTAACCTGCTGAGCGTGGCTGGCGCCTTTGTTTTCCTGGGCGCGGTCCTGTTCGGGGTGTTGAACATCCCGATAACTGTCGGCTCGATGATCCTGTTTATGTTCGGCGTCGGCGTCTCAAGTCCGCCGGCGCTTGCGGAAGCCATGAGCGTAAATCCAAAAGTCATTGGATCCGCGTCCGGCGTTTACGGCTTCACGCAGATGACGGTCGGAGCTATTTGCACCTCGGCCGCGAGTCTGGGCTCGACGCCCGCCTTGGGTTCCGCGGTCGTGCTGGTGATCGCTGGAGCCCTGGCGCAATTCGCCTTCTGGATGGCGATTTCCAGCCCGCGCGATTGA
- a CDS encoding LysR family transcriptional regulator, whose protein sequence is MTLEQLRIFVAVAELEHMTRAAQSLNLTQSATSAAIAALEARYATKLFDRIGRRIELTDAGRLFVVEARAVLARAAAAETVLADLAGLSRGSLTLAASQTVGNYWLPPVIHRYQSLHPGIKLSFRIGNTEQVAAWVIEGTADLGLIEGHIDEPTLAIQPIADDELVLVVGAQHPWAKRRSVAPRDLKTTRWVLRERGSGTRAVFETALAKFGVAAADLDVALELPSNEAVRSAVAAGAGAAVISKLVVTALLKTGALVALNLPLEKRHFSILRHKERYVTQAEREFYRLAANGA, encoded by the coding sequence GTGACGCTCGAACAGCTCCGTATCTTTGTCGCTGTCGCCGAGCTGGAGCACATGACCCGTGCTGCGCAGTCGCTCAACCTCACCCAGTCCGCCACCAGCGCCGCGATCGCGGCGCTCGAGGCGCGCTACGCCACCAAGCTTTTCGACCGCATCGGCCGCCGCATCGAGCTCACCGACGCCGGACGGCTGTTTGTGGTCGAGGCGCGGGCGGTGCTGGCGCGGGCAGCCGCGGCCGAAACCGTGCTTGCAGATCTCGCCGGCCTGTCGCGCGGATCCCTGACCCTCGCGGCAAGTCAAACTGTCGGCAATTACTGGCTCCCGCCCGTGATCCATCGCTATCAATCGCTGCATCCCGGGATCAAATTGAGCTTTCGCATCGGCAACACCGAACAGGTCGCGGCCTGGGTGATCGAAGGCACGGCCGATCTCGGCTTGATCGAGGGCCATATCGATGAGCCGACGCTGGCGATCCAGCCGATCGCCGATGATGAGCTTGTGCTGGTGGTAGGCGCCCAGCATCCGTGGGCGAAACGCCGCTCGGTCGCGCCGCGTGACCTCAAGACGACACGCTGGGTGTTGCGGGAGCGCGGCTCCGGCACCCGCGCGGTGTTCGAAACGGCGCTGGCGAAATTCGGCGTGGCCGCGGCCGATCTCGACGTCGCGCTCGAACTGCCGTCGAACGAAGCGGTTCGCTCGGCGGTCGCGGCCGGCGCCGGAGCCGCGGTGATCTCAAAACTCGTGGTGACCGCGCTGCTCAAGACCGGCGCGCTTGTCGCGCTTAATTTACCGCTGGAGAAGCGTCATTTTTCCATCCTCCGCCACAAGGAGCGTTATGTGACGCAAGCCGAGCGGGAATTTTATCGGCTCGCCGCCAACGGGGCATAA
- a CDS encoding YeiH family protein: protein MTALSTDIGADDASVTPPASPANTLGVSSVWPGLVLTAAIAAMAFAFRQIPYVSVLSPIILSIAIGMIFHNFIGTPALAKPGVTFSMRRILRFAIILLGLQLTASQLVEVGARGIAIIALTLIATFVFTVQLGRLIGVDRKLSELIAAGTSICGASAVIATNTVTQAADEDVAYAVACVTVFGSVAMFVYPVFPGLLHLDPHAFGLWSGASIHEIAQVVAAAFQDGRDAGEFGTIAKLARVTMLAPVVISLGFLAARQARRTGDGQSTARVPLPWFVLGFIALVGVNSMVSIPAEARSVIVTLTTFLLSMALAAMGLETDIRKLYARGIRPLLLGAGAFLFISSFSLTLIKTLM, encoded by the coding sequence ATGACCGCCCTTTCCACCGATATTGGCGCCGATGACGCAAGCGTTACTCCCCCGGCCTCCCCGGCCAACACCCTCGGCGTCTCCAGCGTCTGGCCGGGCCTTGTCTTGACCGCGGCGATCGCAGCAATGGCGTTCGCGTTTCGGCAAATTCCGTATGTCTCGGTGCTCAGCCCGATCATCCTGTCAATTGCGATCGGCATGATCTTTCACAATTTCATCGGCACGCCCGCGCTCGCCAAGCCCGGTGTCACGTTCTCAATGCGGCGCATTCTGCGTTTCGCCATCATCCTGCTCGGCCTGCAACTCACCGCGTCGCAGCTCGTGGAGGTCGGCGCCAGGGGCATTGCCATCATCGCGCTGACGCTGATCGCGACCTTCGTCTTTACCGTGCAGCTCGGGCGGCTGATCGGCGTCGATCGCAAGCTGTCGGAATTGATCGCCGCCGGCACCTCGATCTGCGGCGCGTCGGCCGTGATCGCGACCAACACCGTAACCCAGGCGGCGGACGAAGACGTTGCCTATGCGGTCGCCTGCGTCACCGTGTTCGGTTCGGTCGCGATGTTCGTCTACCCGGTGTTTCCCGGCCTGCTGCACCTTGACCCGCATGCCTTTGGCCTGTGGTCGGGCGCTTCCATCCACGAGATCGCCCAGGTCGTCGCCGCCGCTTTCCAGGACGGCCGCGATGCCGGCGAATTCGGCACCATCGCCAAGCTCGCGCGGGTGACGATGCTCGCACCCGTCGTCATCTCGCTCGGGTTTTTGGCTGCCCGGCAGGCCCGTCGCACCGGTGACGGCCAATCGACGGCACGCGTCCCGCTGCCCTGGTTCGTGCTCGGCTTCATCGCGTTGGTTGGCGTCAACAGCATGGTGTCCATTCCGGCCGAAGCGCGCAGCGTGATCGTGACACTGACCACGTTCCTGCTTTCGATGGCGCTCGCCGCGATGGGGCTCGAGACCGATATTCGCAAGCTTTACGCGAGGGGAATTCGTCCGTTGCTGCTCGGCGCCGGCGCGTTCCTGTTCATCTCAAGCTTCAGCCTTACGCTGATCAAAACCCTGATGTAA
- a CDS encoding ABC transporter ATP-binding protein — translation MNPSEAKSTEAKTSQTTTAKGHVEVRNFSLSYETIDGAVEAVTDTQIHVRPGEFVSIVGPSGCGKSTLLNAVAGFLKPTTGTVTVDGELVKGPSAERGMVFQQYSLFPWKTVRENVEFGLKMRGMERSQRERAARTLLGLAGLEAFERHYPDRLSGGMKQRVGIVRALATGPKVLLLDEPFGALDAQTRVIMQQILTNMWQRLKISVLFVTHDIDEAIFLSDRVYCMTARPGSIKAEIPIPLERPRQQSMMMSSEFLALRRGLMSLIREESLKAMGGEISDLGMQGLSIELHGQSLADVL, via the coding sequence ATGAACCCGAGCGAAGCCAAGAGCACAGAGGCGAAGACTTCTCAAACGACGACAGCCAAAGGCCATGTCGAAGTCAGGAATTTTTCGCTGAGCTACGAGACCATCGACGGCGCGGTCGAGGCGGTCACCGACACCCAGATCCACGTGCGCCCCGGTGAATTCGTCTCGATCGTCGGCCCCTCGGGTTGCGGGAAATCCACGCTGTTGAATGCGGTCGCGGGATTCCTCAAGCCCACCACAGGCACCGTCACCGTCGATGGCGAGTTGGTAAAAGGACCGAGCGCGGAACGCGGCATGGTGTTCCAGCAATATTCGCTGTTTCCATGGAAGACCGTGCGGGAGAATGTCGAGTTTGGGCTGAAGATGCGCGGCATGGAGCGCTCGCAGCGCGAGCGTGCGGCGCGCACGTTGCTTGGCCTGGCCGGGCTTGAAGCGTTCGAGAGGCACTATCCCGACCGGCTGTCCGGCGGCATGAAACAGCGTGTCGGCATCGTGCGGGCGCTGGCGACCGGACCGAAAGTGCTGCTGCTCGATGAACCCTTCGGCGCGCTGGATGCGCAGACACGCGTCATCATGCAGCAGATCCTCACCAATATGTGGCAGCGGCTGAAGATCTCGGTGCTGTTCGTGACCCACGATATCGATGAGGCGATTTTCCTGTCCGATCGCGTGTACTGCATGACCGCGCGTCCGGGTTCGATCAAGGCGGAGATTCCGATTCCCTTGGAACGGCCCCGTCAGCAATCCATGATGATGTCATCGGAGTTTTTGGCACTGCGACGCGGGTTGATGTCGTTGATCCGTGAGGAGAGCCTGAAGGCCATGGGCGGCGAAATCAGCGATCTCGGCATGCAGGGGCTGAGCATCGAGCTGCACGGACAGTCTCTGGCCGACGTGCTTTAG
- a CDS encoding ABC transporter permease: MVTAEQTPSAAPSQQPVAFRAVAARWFRLNMDKMRAILIGALSIVAFLIAWHLLTKHRVVFFVRFTNVPSPLAVYDSFTRAIHDPKFLMHVGLSCRRIIFGFSLAAVVAVPLGLVMGRFKLIHEMIFPVSEVLRPIPAIAWVPMAIMLWPTNEQSIVFITFLGSFFPILVNTLHGMSLVDPVLVRAARCLGAREASIFREVYFPASLPHIFTGLTVGMGVAWVSLIAAEMISGQYGIGYFTWEAYSLVQYPDIALGMIAIGVLGLMSSLLIRAVGRLVMPWGRT, from the coding sequence ATGGTCACGGCGGAACAAACACCTTCCGCAGCCCCATCGCAGCAACCGGTGGCCTTCCGCGCCGTCGCCGCGCGCTGGTTCCGGCTCAACATGGACAAGATGCGCGCGATCTTGATTGGCGCGCTATCTATCGTCGCCTTTCTGATCGCCTGGCATCTGCTGACAAAGCACCGCGTCGTGTTCTTCGTCCGCTTCACCAACGTGCCCTCGCCGCTCGCGGTTTACGACAGTTTTACGCGCGCGATCCACGATCCCAAGTTCCTCATGCATGTCGGATTGAGCTGCCGGAGAATCATCTTCGGTTTCTCGCTGGCGGCAGTGGTCGCCGTCCCGCTCGGGCTGGTGATGGGCCGGTTCAAGCTGATCCACGAGATGATCTTTCCGGTTTCCGAAGTGTTGCGCCCGATTCCCGCGATCGCATGGGTGCCGATGGCGATCATGCTGTGGCCGACCAACGAGCAGAGCATCGTCTTCATCACGTTCCTTGGTTCCTTCTTCCCGATCCTGGTGAACACCCTGCACGGGATGTCGCTGGTCGATCCCGTTCTCGTTCGCGCGGCGCGGTGTCTCGGCGCCCGCGAAGCCTCGATTTTCCGTGAAGTATATTTTCCGGCTTCACTGCCGCATATTTTCACCGGCCTGACCGTCGGCATGGGTGTGGCGTGGGTCTCACTGATCGCGGCCGAGATGATCTCCGGCCAATACGGCATCGGCTATTTCACCTGGGAAGCCTATTCGCTGGTGCAGTACCCAGACATTGCGCTCGGCATGATCGCAATCGGCGTGCTTGGCCTGATGTCGAGCCTTCTGATACGGGCCGTGGGACGGCTCGTGATGCCCTGGGGGCGGACATGA